The Gloeocapsa sp. PCC 73106 genome segment GCTTGACTTGATAACCTTTGGCTTTGCTGTTTTTGGGCTGAATATTAATGATTTCCTCGACCCTATCCTTAGTAAAAATGTAGTGGTCGCCCCTGACTCGTTCATCAAAGCTTAACTTGTTAAGTAGCTGACACAGTTCGGAAAAACTAATATTGTTGTCAGATGTCCCTGTAAGAATTGTTTGCAGCAGTTTTTCATATTTACCCATTCTTTAACCTTCCTAAAATACATATAGAGACAATAGTAGAGTCGCCAGTTAAATGTAGAGGTTGAAAGTGAGTTGTAAGTTACACTCAAAAGCGAGGTAGATATTGGAGTGCTTTAGCGATTTCCGTTGTGTGATGTATTCTCCTTAGAGTGCGATCGCTTTTCAAGAGTAAGGCCTTGACAATACTGTGGTTTATCGGTTATACTCTTAGTATAATGGGAATCTACGCGCGCCAACGACTTGACTCCCACATTTTATGAAGGTAAGGATTTAATCTAACTCCTAACTCTCATCACCGTTTGACTTCTTGAGCAACTCTTAAACCTGATTCTAAAGCACCTTGTAACCAACCTCTTGCAGTGGAAGTATGTTCACCAGCAAAGTAAATTTTTCCCTCTCTACGACTCAGTTCATGAAACAACTCATTTTCTTGAGTTTTGGTAGGATAAGCCCATCCACCTTGAGACCAAGGATCGCTTTGCCACGCATAAGAGGTTAAAGTAACGGAATAATCGCTAACTTTTGGTAAAATCTCTTTCCATTGATTCAATAAGGTGTTTAACTGTTCTTCAGGACTAAGTGCGTCCATAGATAGAGCCAATTCCCCCTTAAGATAAGAATGTAAAATCCCTGTTTTTCCAGTAGCATCCCAGGTTGGTTGCCATAATTCTTCAGGGCGATCTAAAAATATACCCCAACCATTTAATCCTTGTTGCTCCCAAAATCTTTCAGGAAATTCTACAAACATTCGAGTGGCTGGACGATAATCATAACCGCCATTTGAGGCTATTTGTTTTTCACTAGACAAAGATGGTTTAAAGTTAATTTTATTTAGTACAGTTAAAGGAACGGTACAAATCACACAATCTCCTTCGTATTGTCGTCCAGATTGCGAAAATACCCGAACACCTTCAGTGTTTTGTTCAATAAAAGTTACCGCTTCTTCTAGATGAATTTTGTTACCTAAAGCCTTAGCAAATGCTTGTGGTAGTAAATCCGCTCCTAGACGAATCTTTGTCCATTGTTCTATTGCTCCTGTGTTACCGGGCATAACTGAAGCTAATTCTTGAGGAGAAAGGAGATTTTTTTTACCATCTTTTACAGTGATATAGAGTCCACTATCAGGAAAAAAAGGACTCAATTCCAAGCCAAAATGCTCAACATATCTAAGAGTTAAATCATCGCTAGGGCGAATTCTAGCAGCACCTGCTTCCACAAAATGCCCTTCACTAAATTTATCTCTTAATGTTAAGACTCTTCCTCCTACTCTTTCACGGGCTTCTAAAACTGTAACTTGATGTCCCGCTACAGCTAATTCATAGGCAGCTACAAGACCTGAAACTCCGGCACCAATAACGATGACACTTTTTGGGGTTTGGGCTGTTACCTGATGATAACTGGTTGTAGCTACTAAAGTAACCGCACTACGAACTAAAAATTGACGACGGTTAATTGTCATGATCACAAAGCTTCAACATCAGCATATTGCCATACATTTTGAAATTGAGTTTGTACTTGTTGGGCTTGTGAGATTTTTCCCTGTGCGGTTAAACTTTGTGCTAAACCGTATAGGGACCAACCATTGTCAGGATAAATTACTAAATCTTCTCGATAAGCTGCTTCTGCTGC includes the following:
- a CDS encoding type II toxin-antitoxin system HicA family toxin, whose product is MGKYEKLLQTILTGTSDNNISFSELCQLLNKLSFDERVRGDHYIFTKDRVEEIINIQPKNSKAKGYQVKQIRNIIVKYGLGDSDVG
- a CDS encoding FAD-dependent oxidoreductase — protein: MTINRRQFLVRSAVTLVATTSYHQVTAQTPKSVIVIGAGVSGLVAAYELAVAGHQVTVLEARERVGGRVLTLRDKFSEGHFVEAGAARIRPSDDLTLRYVEHFGLELSPFFPDSGLYITVKDGKKNLLSPQELASVMPGNTGAIEQWTKIRLGADLLPQAFAKALGNKIHLEEAVTFIEQNTEGVRVFSQSGRQYEGDCVICTVPLTVLNKINFKPSLSSEKQIASNGGYDYRPATRMFVEFPERFWEQQGLNGWGIFLDRPEELWQPTWDATGKTGILHSYLKGELALSMDALSPEEQLNTLLNQWKEILPKVSDYSVTLTSYAWQSDPWSQGGWAYPTKTQENELFHELSRREGKIYFAGEHTSTARGWLQGALESGLRVAQEVKR